ATCAGAACTAGTTTTAGCAGCGGTAGCTGCAGTCTGCGCAGTTGCAACAGTTGCCTGAAGAGCTGTCTGAGTCCCCTGCAATGCAGTAATCTGTGAGTTTACCGCAGCAAGTTTGTCATTCAAGACTGAAGTATAATCAGCCTTATTCGCATTAATCTGAGTTTGTAATTCAGTAATGTCGCCATCGTAATCTTTACAACCTACAAATGTAGTAGCTGTACCCAAAGCCAGAAATCCAAAGATAGCCAACTTTGTAAGGAAATACTTTTTTCTCATAGTTACAACAATTTTTATATTTATAAAACCATTAATAAAATACATTATTTGTATTTCTTCTATTATAAACCCGGTTAACAAATACTTTTTCTATAGTCGGCATCCTTACCTGATGCGCACAACTAAACAAATTATAACGCTCTTTCATAACAATTTATAATTAGGTAATAGTAAATTACAATTCTTTTTCTGGTTCTACATTTGCCTCATTTCTATAAATTATCAGCATCCGATATTGTACCGGAGAAATGCCTGTTATTTTTTTAAATGATGCATAAAACGCACTAACAGAAGAAAATCCACATTCTTTTGAGATCTCTTTTATTGAGACAGATATAGGACTAGTTCCCAACAAGTTTTTGCAGTATTCAATTCTATATCTATTAATTAGAGTTTTGAAATTGCAACCAAAATACTTATTAATAGAATTTGATAAGTAAGTGGTATTAGTTCCGACCATAGAACTAAGCTTTATTAGTGACAAAGAGGAATCTAAATAGATTTGTTTAGAATCCAAATTATAAAGTACCGTTTTATAAATATGCGCTTCTTGATTTAAATTAATCATAGAATGGCCTAGACCAGCAATAACATCGGCTTGAAGGGTACCCTTTTCTTTTAACAAACCTAACTGCGCTACAAACTGTTTAAATAGACTTTGCATATGTTTTTCTGTTTAATATGTTTAAGGTTATAAAGATTTAATTAACGGCTAATATATTAATCATTATTATATAATGTAATACTAAAAACAATGAATATAAGATTCAGGAACATATATTTATGATTTAGGAATAAGTCTTTATATAATCAATCATATATTACATTATAGTTATATTAAAATCAGAGACATTAAATTAACAACTATCAATGTATTTATGTTCTATATAACTTAATATTTTTCAATATTAACTTTTTATTATTCAAATAGTATATAGCTAAGTTTATTAAATTAACACTTTACAATCATTCTGACAAAACAAACATGCTACTTTTTAAAACAGGAAAAAATTATATTAATAACTAACTATCTTTAAAATTCAAATATGTATCTATAAAAACTATTATTAATTTTGCTACTAAACAAAATGATTAAAATCGCGCCATCTACTTATAAATACCTTACATATAACATTTTACATAAATCAAAATACTAACACCTTAATATTTGCATTCATAAATCTTAAAATCCAAGCTAAATAATTAGTAGTTTATAAATCTGTATCAATAATTAAATTCAAAGTATAGAATAGAGATATGAGTCAAATATATACTATTAATTAAATAAAAAAAAACGTAATAATTACACATACGCATTATGCGGTACATTTTGGGTTTATTCGGTTATAATTAACGTTTATTTAGCAAATCTTTATTTAAATAAGAACTAATTTAAAATTAACAAATTAAATAATACCACATATAAATACAGTTATTTTTTCAAACATATAAATAAAACATATGATTGATAGATAGCTAAGAATAAACAATTCTATTTTTGAAGGGATTAAATATCATCAGCAAAGAAATAATCAACTGTATAATGTAATTATATATAAAACATTAAAACAGAAGTAAATTATAAAAACTAATTGTAATACATTTAAACACAGACTAGATAATTAAGAACCTGATGTCTAAATGGGCAGATTAAAATTACCCAGCTAACAGATATACACACAAAAATCTATATAGATAGTTGTAACTATCTTCAATAAAAAGGCAACGCTAGACCGCATCCTTAGCCAACTAGAATTAAGTCAGATAACATTTCAAACGTCACTTTTCTATTGAGCACTTTAGCAGTTTTAACAGAGAGAGGAACAATGGAATTTGAACAGAAGTTTTTATGTACAATATCAAATCATTAAATGATTTAATTCCATTCATAACCATGAAATTGGAATAAGAAAAGAGAGATTTAGCAAGAAGAACTATTAATCAATACAAAAACTCAGAGATAGCTCAACAACAATTATAGCCTGGATTTAATATAAAAATCACTATTCCCGTATAATAGTGTCACAAAAACAACAGAAAAACGATAATAACTGAAAACATATTCCTAATTTTGCAAAATTCTATTAATAGTGCATAATATGGTATTAAATTACATCTGGATCGCTTTCTTCGTAATTGCGTTCGTCGTAGCTTTGATAAGATTAATCTTTTTAGGAGACACTCAGGTCTTTACTGAAATTATGAATTCCACTTTCAGTTCTTCAAAGACGGCATTTGATATTTCTTTAGGGTTAACGGGAATACTCTCCCTCTGGCTAGGTATAATGAAAATTGGAGAAAAAGGGGGATTAATTGCAACTCTTTCCCGTTGGCTTAGCCCAGTATTCTGCAAATTATTCCCAGACATCCCCAAAGGACATCCGGTAATGGGAGCTATTTTTATGAATATCTCGGCAAATATGCTGGGACTTGATAATGCCGCCACGCCTCTGGGGTTAAAAGCAATGAAAGAATTGCAAGAACTAAACAAGGATAAAAAGACAGCAAGCAATCCAATGATTATGTTTCTTGTGCTTAACACCTCGGGATTAACATTGATTCCTATCAGCATTATGGTTTACCGGGCACAACTAGGAGCTGCCCAGCCAACGGATATTTTCATCCCAATCATGATTGCTACTTTTTGCGCTGCTATTGCCGGTGTAATATCTGTAAGCCTTTTCCAGAGAATTAATCTGTTTAACAAAACAATCTTAGCTTTTATCGGTGCAATAAGCACATTCATTGGAGGGGTTATCTACCTTTTTAGTGCTATGTCGAAAGAAGAGATAAGTACTTATTCTACGCTTTTTGCTAATATATTTCTTTTTTCGGTAATTCTTACCTTTCTGACTTCAGGAATCAGAAAGAAAATAAATGTATATGAAACTTTCGTGGAAGGTGCAAAAGAAGGATTCTCCACGGCAGTAAGAATCATTCCTTATTTGGTGGCAATTCTTGTGGGTGTAGCCGTATTCAGAGCATCAGGCGCTATGGATCTGATTATTCAGGGAATTGAATATCTATTTAAGCTTAGCGGTTTAGACACAAGTTTTGTAGGCGGACTCCCCGTCGCTCTGATGAAACCTTTAAGCGGAAGTGGTGCACGTGGATTAATGGTAGATGCAATGAAAACATATGGAGCCGACTCTTTTGTGGGACGACTTTCATGTATATTTCAAGGTTCTACTGACACCACATTCTACATCCTTGCAGTATATTTTGGTAGTGTAGGAATCAGAAAGACAAGACATGCAGTAGCTTGCGGGTTAATTGCGGATCTTGCCGGAGTAATTGCTGCAATTTCAGTTTGTTATTTTTTCTTTTATTAAATAAATCTATGGCTATAAGTTATCAAACAGACGGAGTTAAAATGCCCGTCATAAAAAAAAGAGAAACCACTTCGTGGATCAAAGCAGTGGCCAACATGCATGAAAAGAAAATTGGTGAAATCGCCTATATTTTCTGCTCTGATGAAAAAATTCTCGAAGTAAATCGTGAATACCTTCAGCATGATTATTACACAGACATAATCACTTTCGATTATTGTGAAGACAATGTCTTATCTGGAGATATATTTATCAGTCTGGATACGGTTAAAAGCAATTCAGAGCAATTTAAAACCACTTATGATGAAGAACTTCATCGCACAATCATCCATGGAATCCTCCATCTATGTGGTATTAATGACAAAGGAGAAGGTGAGCGCGAAATAATGGAAGCCGCAGAGAATAAAGCACTGGCTTTATTGAAGGACTAAAATTTCTAAAAAGAAATAGAGTCCTCACCCTTTTCAAGCAAATTTTATTTGGTTCTTCGTCACTTTAGGTGCAAGCTATTAGGTTTTAAACGCAATGAGTTTGACATTAAGTAGTCTATAGCTTGCCCTATTAAACATCTGCCTTTTGATGGCCTTTATTTTATTGACAGTTCCTTCCAAGAGTCCGTTGTTCAAATAAATATCCATTGCATTTTGCACCGCTTGTTGGTCTGCTTTTATTCCACAAGCAAATGTCTTCATGGCTTTTGAATCACATTCCATAGCCTGTTTTATCCAATTTTCCAGAGACCATTGCTTGGGATTTCCTTTTATCATTTCCCTGAATCTCAATCCTAATGTTATGACCTGTTTTATTAATGGATTCTTCAATAAAGCAGTAAGACTTTGCACGGCGGATTCCCCTTTCAATATAAATCTCCGTATACTCCTTATTGATGCATGTTTTTTGTTTTTCCTTTCAGCTATATTTTTGTTATATTTCCTGATTTCCCGTAGCTCTTGCTTTATTTTGTTTCTGATTCCTATCGTGGCAGCCGAGATTGCAATCGTATCCATTTTGCTTTCCATTTTCTTCTTCAATTTCTTTATATCCGTACATCCATGGCTGATTTCCAAAGCCAGTTCATCGACATGTTTTAATATACTCTTTTGCTGCGCAGACATATAATCCTTGCCTGTATGGTGACGTACCAAACGCCAGATAACCTGTGAATGCACTCCTAATTGGCGGGCTGTTTCTGAAATGCTCATTCCTTTTCTGATAAGGCTATCTGCTTGCACAAACAGGTTCAGTTTATGTCGATGTCTGGCATCCCCCAGGCCATAAAGAGCTTCCATGATTTTGGTTCTGCATTCTTCCGTGGAGGGATAAGAATAAGTTTGCTTATGTACACTTAGCCGCGATAATGAGGCTATTTCTTCCGTCAGAGCATCCACCAGATTCTTTATCAAATGGAATCTGTCACAGATTTGGGTAACACCGGGTAGGATACGATTAATAGCTTCAACAAAGTTTCGCCCCCGGTCTCGGGTTATATATTGTATCTGAGGATTATTTCGCAAGAACTGCTCTAATTCATCCCCCTCCCGGCAAGGAAGTACCGCAATGGGACGATGGGTCATCTGGTCTACAATAACACTCCCATATATATGCCCTTTCTTCTGTGCAAAGTCATCTATACCTATAGCCACAGGTAGAGAATTACTACTTTTTGAGGGCAATTCCTTGTGAGCACTCCGTAGACAGGCAGATTGACTGCAGAAGATGTTCTGCCCGTGTAAAAGCTCACTGGCAGTACGGGATGTGACTTTTAGAGATACTTCACGGATACGTTCCTCTACCTCCAGAGTGTTGCGGCCATAGGGAGAAGCCAGGCAGGAATGGTCCTCACTAAAGACCTTGCGGAGACAATGCTCATTTCGGCAACGAAATTTGCGGGTTTTGACCCGTAGAGTCAGGGGATGATTAAATATTTCTGAGCCCTGAAGTTGGCGTATATAGTGCCCATGTAAGCTTTGACTCAAACAACCACAGGCCGGACAGCGGCTACTATTAGAGTTACGGGACAATTCTACAGTGTACGATTTTCCACTTATAGAGACTCTATCCTGGCGATAATGGGGAATATGAAGTTTAAAAGATATAGTTGATTTCTTTTTGTTAACATTGACGTAAATAGGCTTATTTGTAGTAACTTTGCCAACTGTAGATATGCTTTGATTCATTGGAGTCTTGATGCTTTGGTCAGCTTAAAGATACTGATTTTCAAGCATATCTACAACTTTTTAAACACTTCATTCTCTGATAATCAGATAGATACAAATCTTTAGATGGCTTAATTATAGAGGTTGTTAGAAATTTCAATAGAACTTCCCTTTATCACAACTTTTGACAATATCATGACTTTAGATAACGGGGCATAATATTCAAGATAGAAAAACATTTGAAATGCCTATGAATAAAGACTTTTATCTGAATAACTTGCACCTAAAGTGACGAAGAACCTTTATTTTTTCCAAAGCATCTGTCACCTCCCACTATTTTAAGAGAAACTCTTTCTTGATACTCGTTTCAGAGGTGGCAGATGTTTTTTCATCTGCTACAAAACATGATTATCTGCCACTAATCAGAGGTTCACACATAATTATTCCCTTTCTACAATAAACTTACATTCCAATTCTTTTCCATTCATTCACTAAACATACTAAGTATTTTTCGTAAATTTGCGGCGTAAAATAGAATAAATCAATGGATTTTAAGTACGACGTAATTGTTATCGGAGCGGGACATGCCGGTTGCGAGGCTGCAGCTGCGGCCGCAAATCTAGGATCAAAGACATGCCTTATCACGATGGACATGAATAAAATTGGCCAGATGAGCTGCAATCCTGCAGTAGGTGGTATTGCTAAAGGACAGATTGTCCGTGAAATTGATGCCTTAGGTGGCTATATGGGATTAGTAACAGACAAAACTGCTATACAATTCCGCATGCTTAACCGGTCAAAAGGGCCTGCAATGTGGAGCCCACGTGCCCAATGTGATAGAAATAAGTTCATTTGGACCTGGAGAGAGATTTTGGAAAATATACCAAACCTCAACATCTGGCAAGACACAGTTAAGGAAATCATCGTTGAAAACGGAGAAATTGTAGGTTTAAAGACTTATATGGATGTTGAATTCCGGGCCAAATGTGTTGTTCTCACAGCAGGAACTTTCCTGAACGGGTTGATGCATATTGGCAAAACACAACTTCCCGGAGGAAGAATGGCCGAACCAGCATCTTATCTTTTAACCGAATCCATCGCAAAACAGGGTGTTAAGTTCGGGAGGATGAAAACAGGAACTCCGGTTCGTATAGACGGGCGAAGTGTGAATTATGAATTAATGGGAACCCAAGATGGAGAGACTGATTTCCATAAATTCTCATATATGACTACTCCGACAAAGCATTTGAAACAATTGGAATGCTGGACATGCTATACCAATGAAGAAGTGCACCAGGTTTTAAGAGATGGATTACCAGATTCTCCCCTATTCAACGGACAGATTCAAAGTATTGGACCTAGATATTGCCCTAGTATAGAAACTAAGATTGTTACTTTCCCAGATAAACAACAACATCAGCTATTCCTTGAACCTGAAGGAGAAACTACGAAAGAGCTCTATTTGAATGGCTTTTCGTCTTCTCTTCCATTAGATATTCAGATAAAAGCTCTGAAAAAAATCCCTGCATTTAAAGATTTAGTTCTATATCGTCCGGGATACGCCATTGAATATGATTACTTCGACCCTACTCAATTAAAACATACGTTGGAATCGAAGATAATTGGAAACTTATTCTTTGCGGGACAGGTTAACGGAACAACCGGATACGAGGAAGCCGGCGGACAAGGAATCATTGCCGGAATAAATGGACACCAGAATTGTCACGGTGGCGAACCTTTCATTTTAGGAAGAGATGAAGCATATATTGGCGTTTTAATCGATGACTTGGTAACAAAAGGAGTTGATGAGCCCTACAGAATGTTTACTTCAAGAGCTGAATACCGCATTTTACTCCGTCAGGATGATGCTGATATGCGATTAACTGAAAGATCTTACAACCTTGGTCTTGCAAAGAGCGACCGCTATGCTCTATTAACTAAGAAAAGGGAAGAAATAAAACGCATTATGGATTTTGCACGCGATTATTCTGCAAAGCCTGCTTTTATAAATGACGCTCTTGAAAACCTTGGAACAACACCTTTGAGACAAGGATGCAAACTGATTGATTTGATTAATCGTCCTCAGATTACTCTTGAAAGCATCTCGAATTATATACCTGCCTTCAAAGAAGAGCTAAACAAGATTGAAGAAAGAGAAGAAGAAATAAAAGAAGCTGCAGAGATTTTGATTAAGTATGAAGGATACATCAATCGTGAGAAATTAATTGCCGACAAAATTGAAAGATTGGAAACAATCAAGATTAGAGGAAAGTTTGACTATAACTCCATCAATTCTATTTCTACAGAGGCAAGACAAAAGCTTATCAAGATTGATCCGGAGACCATTGCTCAGGCAAGCAGAATCCCCGGCATCTCTCCAAGCGATATAAACGTATTACTGGTACTTTTAAGGAAATAAGAGGCCCCGTTTCACGTGAAACAATTAAATTAATAAAGAACAACTAAAATACTGGCTATGAACAGAGAAAAGCTTATTAAGAGCATTAGAAATGTACCCAATTTCCCTATTCCCGGGATTCAGTTTAAAGATGAAACTACACTGTTTAAAGACCCTGATTGTTTAAAGGAACTTTCAGACGAATTATACGAAATGTATAAGGACAAAGGCATAACAATAGTTGCAGGTATAGAATCAAGAGGATTTATTATGGGCCCTATTCTGGCTGCGAGATTAGGCGCAGGATTTGTGCCTATCCGTAAACCGGGTAAACTGCCTGCAGAAACTTTGGAAGAAAGTTATAATAAAGAATACGGCACCGATACCATTCAGGTTCATAAGGACGCAATTTGTGAAGACGATGTAGTTTTACTGCACGATGACTTACTTGCTACAGGCGGAACAATGAAAGCAGCTATTAAATTAACCAAGAGATTTAATCCAAAAGCTGTTTATGTAAATTTCATCATTGAATTAAAAGAGTTGAACGGACGTGCAATCTTCAGCGAAGAAGATAATATTGAAGCCGTTTTAGTTCTTTAATTAGCTAAAACAAATAAATAATGGAACCTCAGGAGCTAAATACTTCAGATTATTTAAAGGGGATCGTACAGAATCTTCCTGAAGGACCTGGAATTTATCAGTATTTAAACTCTGAAGGTACCATTATCTATGTTGGAAAGGCTAAAAATCTTAAAAGAAGGGTTTATTCCTACTTCAGCAAAGAGCACGAACCAGGAAAGACAAGGATTCTGGTTAGCAAGATTGCAGATATTCGCTATATAGTAGTAAATACAGAAGAAGATGCATTATTGCTGGAAAATAATCTGATAAAGAAATACAAGCCCCGCTACAACGTACTCCTAAAAGACGATAAAACCTACCCTTCTATTTGCGTAAGCAATGAATATTTTCCCCGTGTCTTTAAAACAAGAAGAGTAATCCGCGACGGCTCCACTTATTACGGCCCTTACAGCCACGCACCGTCAATGAACGCTTTGCTAGACCTTGTAAAGCACTTATATCCCATCAGAACCTGCCATTTAAACCTTACTCCCGAGAATATTCGTGCGGGCAAATTCAAAGTCTGCCTGGAATACCATATTAAAAACTGCGCAGGCCCTTGCGTAGGATTAATGACGCACGATGAATATTTAAAGAATATTGCAGGGGTTAAAGAGATTCTGAAGGGGAATACTCAGGAAATAAGCAAATCTTTATTCCAGAAGATGCAAGATTTAGCAATGGATTTAAAGTTTGAAGAGGCGCAGAAAGTAAAGGAGAAGTATGAATTAATAGAGAATTACCGTGCAAAATCAGAAGTCGTAAACTCTATTCTTCACAATATCGACGTATTCTCTATTGCCGACGATGAGAAATCGGCCTTTATCAATTACTTGCATATTACCAACGGAAGCATTAATCAGGCTTTTACTTTCGAGTACAAAAAGCGTCTTAACGAGACTACCGAAGAACTACTATCTCTTGGTATTATAGAAATGCGCGAAAGATATAAGAGCCTTTCACGGGAAATAATTGTTCCTTTTGAGATGGACATAGAACTCAATAATGTTGTTTTCACCGTTCCACAGAGAGGGGATAAAAAGAAACTGCTTGAACTTTCGCAGATGAACGTGAAGCAATACAAGGTAGACCGGTTAAAACAAGCTGAAAAGCTGAATCCGGAACAGCGCAGCATCAGGATTATGAAGAAGATGCAGAGCGATTTCCACCTGAAAGACCTTCCAATGCATATAGAATGCTTTGATAACTCTAATATTCAGGGCGCATATCCGGTTGCTTCCTGCGTAGTATTTAAGAAAGCTAAGCCATCAAAGAAAGACTATCGCCACTTCAACATTAAGACTGTAGAAGGGCCTAATGACTTTGCATCTATGGAAGAGATTGTTTACAGGCGATATAAGCGATTATTAGAAGAAGAGCAGCCATTACCTCAGTTAGTCATCGTAGACGGTGGTAAAGGGCAGCTAAGTTCGGCTCAGAAGATATTTAATGAGCTTAATCTAACTGGTCGTGTTACGCTGATTGGTATTGCCAAAAAGCTGGAAGAGATATTCTTCCCGGGCGATCCCTACCCTCTTTATCTGGATAAAAACTCAGAAAGCCTCAAAGTAATTCAGCATTTACGCGATGAAGCGCACCGTTTTGGCATTACTTTCCACAGAAATAAACGAAGCAAAGGGCAAACTACGTCGGCTCTCGATGAAATAAAAGGCATCGGAGAAAAGACAAAAACCGCTCTTCTAAAAGAATTCAAGAGCGTAAAACGCATTCAGGAAGCTTCTATTGAAGAGCTTTCGGCCATTGTTGGCGAGGCTAAAGCTAAAAATATCCTGGATAACTTATCAAAATAAAGTTAGAATTACTAACTTTGCCTTTCGCGACAAACAAGAAATTTTATAAAATGAGAGCTGTAATACAACGCGTCAGCCATGCCTCTGTCACGATTAACGGGACATGCAAATCTGCTGTTAAAGAGGGATTGCTGGTACTGGTGGGCATTGAGGAAGCCGATGGGCAGGAAGACATAGAATGGCTATGCAAAAAGATCGTCAACCTGAGAATTTTTGACGATGAAAATGGAGTGATGAACAAATCTGTGCTTGATATTGACGGAGAAATTCTTGTTATCAGCCAGTTTACACTTCATGCATCAACTAAAAAAGGGAATCGCCCTTCCTACATCAAGGCGGCAAAACACGAGATTTCCGTGCCTCTTTACGAGACTTTCTGCAATGAATTAAGCATTTCTCTGGGAAAGGAAGTGGGCACAGGCGAGTTTGGCGCCGACATGAAAGTGGAGCTTTTAAATAACGGTCCGGTAACAATCTGGATGGACACTAAAAACAAGGAATAATGACACTGGAAGAAGCACAAAAAGAGGTCGACAAGTGGATTAAAACATACGGAGTGCGCTACTTTAGCGAGCTCACAAATATGGCAATTCTGACCGAAGAAGTGGGAGAATTAGCCCGGGTTATTGCTCGTAAATACGGAGATCAGTCCTTTAAAGAGGGCGAAGAATGCAACCTGGCCGATGAAATGACCGATGTGCTTTGGGTACTTCTTTGTCTGGCAAACCAGACAGGTGTAGACCTCACCGAGGCATTTAAAAGAAACCTGGAAAAGAAAACAAAAAGAGATAACGAAAGACATATAAACAATCCTAAACTTACAGATAATGGAAAATAATGAAGTAGAAAAAAGTAAGTATGAAATTGCTTTAGAGAAGTACAATACCGAGATAAACGACAGCGATATTAAGGCTAAAGTTGCCGCTATAATTGCGAATAAAGTACCCAAAAACAACACACCTGAAGTAAAGAAATTCCTCTTCCACTGTATTGATCTTACCACTCTTAAGACTACAGACAACGAAGACAGCGTAATGAAATTCACTGAAAAAGTGAATAAGTTTGCCGATGAATACGGAGACCTTGACAATGTTGCCGCGATCTGTGTTTATCCCAATATGGCACAAGTTGTAAGTGATACTCTGGAGGCCGACGGAGTTAAGATTGCTGCTGTAAGCGGCGGATTCCCCTCTTCGCAAACCTTTATAGAAGTGAAGATTGCTGAAACGGCAATGGCCATTATGGATGGTGCAAATGAGATAGATATTGTTATCTCTGTTGGTAAATTCCTCAGCGGAGACTACGAAACAATGTGTGATGAGATTCAGGAATTAAAGGATACCTGCAAGGAAAATCACCTGAAAGTGATCCTCGAAACAGGTGCTCTTGGCAGTGCTTCGAACATCAAGAAAGCCTCTATCCTATCCATCTATGCAGGCGCCGATTTCATTAAAACATCTACAGGAAAAGAGAACCCAGCTGCAACACCTGAGGCTGCATACGTAATGTGTGAGGCTATCAAGGAATACTACGAAGAAACTGGAAATAAGATCGGTTTTAAACCCGCTGGAGGCATTAATACTGTTAACGATGCCCTTACATACTACAGCATCGTAAAAGAGATTCTGGGACAAGAATGGCTAACCAACGAGCTTTTCCGTTTGGGTACAAGTCGCCTTGCCAACCTTTTACTTTCTGACATCAAAGGTGAGGAAATCAAATTCTTCTAAGCCAAATCAGTAAGGCGAACACCGCCTGAAAATAAGTATAAAGCCAAAAAGAAATCCCCTGAATTTCTTCTTTTAAAGAAGAGAATCAGGGGATTTTATATATAGAGTTAAATAGATACGTCTCGGGAGTTAAGGTAATTTCCGGCGGGAAATCAGATAAAAGGTCTACACCTTATATGAACTTGCTCTACGCCTTATATAAATTAAGTCTACTCCTTTTATCAAAAACTAAAGGATAAAATGGCTTAACTCCGGCGGGGTTTTACCTTACTTATTTCGATCTACCACGTAATCAAGGTAAGAAACCAGCGACTGCTTAATCTCAGAATCAGGATAACTTTCCAGTAACTGAAGAGCCTTCAAACGATACTCAAGCATCACTTTCGCTGCATACTCAATACCACCGTTTTGCTTTGAAAAATCAATCATTTCCTTTATCTCTTCATCGGTTGCAGAGCCCGATTTAATCTTGGCTGCAAGCTCTTTCCACTCAGCACTTTGAGCATTGTTTATAGCAAAAATAGCAGGAAGTGTTAGTTTGCCTTCACGCATATCGTTACCGGTTGGTTTTCCTACCTCCCGATCATCATAATAATCAAAAATATCGTCTTTAATCTGGAAGCAGATTCCGGTATATTCGCCGAATAATCTGGCCATCTCTACTTTTTCAGCAGAAACTCCTGCAGATAAAGCAGCAGTATGAGTGCAGGCAGCAAACAAAGCAGCGGTCTTTTTCCGGATTACATCAAAGTATACTGACTCAGTAATCTCAGAATTACTCACGTTTGAAAGCTGTAAAAGTTCACCTTCAGACAA
This genomic interval from uncultured Bacteroides sp. contains the following:
- a CDS encoding nucleoside recognition domain-containing protein, translating into MVLNYIWIAFFVIAFVVALIRLIFLGDTQVFTEIMNSTFSSSKTAFDISLGLTGILSLWLGIMKIGEKGGLIATLSRWLSPVFCKLFPDIPKGHPVMGAIFMNISANMLGLDNAATPLGLKAMKELQELNKDKKTASNPMIMFLVLNTSGLTLIPISIMVYRAQLGAAQPTDIFIPIMIATFCAAIAGVISVSLFQRINLFNKTILAFIGAISTFIGGVIYLFSAMSKEEISTYSTLFANIFLFSVILTFLTSGIRKKINVYETFVEGAKEGFSTAVRIIPYLVAILVGVAVFRASGAMDLIIQGIEYLFKLSGLDTSFVGGLPVALMKPLSGSGARGLMVDAMKTYGADSFVGRLSCIFQGSTDTTFYILAVYFGSVGIRKTRHAVACGLIADLAGVIAAISVCYFFFY
- the ybeY gene encoding rRNA maturation RNase YbeY, with the translated sequence MAISYQTDGVKMPVIKKRETTSWIKAVANMHEKKIGEIAYIFCSDEKILEVNREYLQHDYYTDIITFDYCEDNVLSGDIFISLDTVKSNSEQFKTTYDEELHRTIIHGILHLCGINDKGEGEREIMEAAENKALALLKD
- the mnmG gene encoding tRNA uridine-5-carboxymethylaminomethyl(34) synthesis enzyme MnmG translates to MDFKYDVIVIGAGHAGCEAAAAAANLGSKTCLITMDMNKIGQMSCNPAVGGIAKGQIVREIDALGGYMGLVTDKTAIQFRMLNRSKGPAMWSPRAQCDRNKFIWTWREILENIPNLNIWQDTVKEIIVENGEIVGLKTYMDVEFRAKCVVLTAGTFLNGLMHIGKTQLPGGRMAEPASYLLTESIAKQGVKFGRMKTGTPVRIDGRSVNYELMGTQDGETDFHKFSYMTTPTKHLKQLECWTCYTNEEVHQVLRDGLPDSPLFNGQIQSIGPRYCPSIETKIVTFPDKQQHQLFLEPEGETTKELYLNGFSSSLPLDIQIKALKKIPAFKDLVLYRPGYAIEYDYFDPTQLKHTLESKIIGNLFFAGQVNGTTGYEEAGGQGIIAGINGHQNCHGGEPFILGRDEAYIGVLIDDLVTKGVDEPYRMFTSRAEYRILLRQDDADMRLTERSYNLGLAKSDRYALLTKKREEIKRIMDFARDYSAKPAFINDALENLGTTPLRQGCKLIDLINRPQITLESISNYIPAFKEELNKIEEREEEIKEAAEILIKYEGYINREKLIADKIERLETIKIRGKFDYNSINSISTEARQKLIKIDPETIAQASRIPGISPSDINVLLVLLRK
- a CDS encoding transposase — its product is MNQSISTVGKVTTNKPIYVNVNKKKSTISFKLHIPHYRQDRVSISGKSYTVELSRNSNSSRCPACGCLSQSLHGHYIRQLQGSEIFNHPLTLRVKTRKFRCRNEHCLRKVFSEDHSCLASPYGRNTLEVEERIREVSLKVTSRTASELLHGQNIFCSQSACLRSAHKELPSKSSNSLPVAIGIDDFAQKKGHIYGSVIVDQMTHRPIAVLPCREGDELEQFLRNNPQIQYITRDRGRNFVEAINRILPGVTQICDRFHLIKNLVDALTEEIASLSRLSVHKQTYSYPSTEECRTKIMEALYGLGDARHRHKLNLFVQADSLIRKGMSISETARQLGVHSQVIWRLVRHHTGKDYMSAQQKSILKHVDELALEISHGCTDIKKLKKKMESKMDTIAISAATIGIRNKIKQELREIRKYNKNIAERKNKKHASIRSIRRFILKGESAVQSLTALLKNPLIKQVITLGLRFREMIKGNPKQWSLENWIKQAMECDSKAMKTFACGIKADQQAVQNAMDIYLNNGLLEGTVNKIKAIKRQMFNRASYRLLNVKLIAFKT
- a CDS encoding adenine phosphoribosyltransferase, with the translated sequence MNREKLIKSIRNVPNFPIPGIQFKDETTLFKDPDCLKELSDELYEMYKDKGITIVAGIESRGFIMGPILAARLGAGFVPIRKPGKLPAETLEESYNKEYGTDTIQVHKDAICEDDVVLLHDDLLATGGTMKAAIKLTKRFNPKAVYVNFIIELKELNGRAIFSEEDNIEAVLVL
- a CDS encoding helix-turn-helix domain-containing protein; this translates as MQSLFKQFVAQLGLLKEKGTLQADVIAGLGHSMINLNQEAHIYKTVLYNLDSKQIYLDSSLSLIKLSSMVGTNTTYLSNSINKYFGCNFKTLINRYRIEYCKNLLGTSPISVSIKEISKECGFSSVSAFYASFKKITGISPVQYRMLIIYRNEANVEPEKEL